Below is a genomic region from Patagioenas fasciata isolate bPatFas1 chromosome 14, bPatFas1.hap1, whole genome shotgun sequence.
CCCATGGCAGCGAATCCCTCCTCTCTGCTGCCCTGCTCTCCCCGTCCAGCTCGGTGGGGACAGTAAGGGTTGCGCATCTACCAACGGGGACTAAAATTTAAAGATAGATGGCTTGCTTATCTAGTGCAGaaatttctgtttttcagaagacTGCGTTAATCTTAATTATCTTTCACCTTCAGCCTAGTTGATTAGTGCTAATGCATTAACTGATGCCGGTGCTCTGCTGTGGTAAAGAGAGGGGATCAGCGTGCCCAACAACGCACCTTGCATATCTGCACCAGCCTTTTCCCAAAATAAACACCCCCTGCGCCTTCCCTGCTCCCTCTGCCCAGCATCCAACCCTGAACAAAGGGTTTCTGACACACACAGGTAGAAATGGCACACAGGTTGGCTTTCACTTGCAAGAGATGGGTGGGACGTGCGTCAGCTGGGTGACCATGGCACATCCCTCTTACCCAGCAGATCAAGGGGCTGCACAAACCCCTGTCTCACTTCGCTGTTCAGGTGCATCTTGGTTTCTTTGGCAGGGGAGCATGGAAGTGATGCCACCTCGAAGCGCCAGCTCTGCTCGTCAGTGCTGCTGCCCTCTGGTCCCAGCACATACTGGGTGCTGCTGGTTCGGTGATAGCGGTTTGGGTTTTCCCCCCCTGTGCCAGCACGCAGGTGTGAGTTCTAAAACTGTTTTTTAAGAATGGTTTACTCATGAGATCACCAGCTTGATTCACAAACCTGCCCCACGCAGGGGTAAGGTGTCCTTAGGTTGAAGTAGGGTGACTTAGACATGGGGGATCTTTGGCTAAGTGCTCTGAGATCTGCACTTCAAAGTATAATATTATCACAGCAAAAGCAGCTAGTTAGgatcattcaggttggaagggaccttgaggcTGTCTATTCCAACCCTCTGCTGCAAGTAGGTGTGTCTCAGGTTATTGCATTGCAGAGCCTTTTCAGAAAGTTGAATGTATGTTATTTTATCAGCAATCTCGGAACCTGGGTGAGCCGGGTTTTCTGAGGAACATCCAAGTGGAGATGAGCATGAGCAGTGCAACAGCTGATTGAGTGAACCAGCTACGAGAAACGGGGTGGGATGACACAAAGGCGGTAGCGGAGTGTATTAATTTTCTCGTCCTTCCCCTTGCTGTAATGCACCAAGCACCACTCCACCTGTCTCCTGCCAGTTGTCACAAGTGGGACTGAGCTGGTCCCCGCACACCGAGCAGCTCCCAGAGCACTGGAATCTGCCAGCTCCGggagttgttttgctttgtggaaTTGAGCCAGACCAATAATGCTCCCATAATGGAAGAGCTGTTTCTCAGCGATTTGGAAATGAGAACTGTTAAATGCTTAACACTCCTACAAAACCCGCTCTTTATTACAAAAGGGAGGCTGAAGATGAGAGCAGAGCTGTTCTGTGTCCACAGTTGTGCTGCAGCTTAGGAAACAAACTTGTGCCTTTATAAAGGCTTTGTGCAGTATGGTAATCTAAGTTTATACAGTATGATAGTCTAAGTTTGCATAGCCCATGGAAGATTAGTGTGGAAGAAGCATGAGAAAGGGCTTATGTGTTTACTAGCAAGTGTATGCACACCATTAATGATCATAGCCCATTGTTGTTCTCTGTACGTGGTGCAAGGCACAGGCTTGCACGAGTACTCCCACGCATTGCCCTCCAGAAAACGGCAAAGCTGCAGTTGTTAGCTGTGGCATTAAGCCATTTTAGTCATTATTAAGTTATATGGGGTTTAATGTGAAAGAGCTTTTTTCCTATTAACTCCTCCCAGTTTATGGTGGTTGTAGGGGAGCTGGAACGAAGCACTGCGTGTTTGCACTTGTCCCAATCCTGTTTGTGTGCTGAGCAGGGTCACCCTTCGTCACCCTCCTGTGCTCTTGACGTCAGTATGGATTTTATTTTCCTATAAGATGCTGTGTTTCCCAGCCGTGACCTGGAATCAGTGACTAATAAAGATTAAGAGATAGTTCAGCTTTTCTGACTCAGTCATTGCTCTCTAGGAATTGCTGTACTGCAGGACCCACTTGTTTTCTGATGCTCATCATGAGATTCGGGTGTTAGTGACCTATATTGGATCCAAACCAATAGTTTACAGGTGAAAACTCGACTATTGCCAAGTTATTCAGCAATCCAGGCTCAGCTTGGGTTTGGAATGGAGCTTTTcagtaagaaaaacaaatgaaccaGCTGTTCCTTTGGCAAATGTGTTATACACAGACACTTAGACTCCTTAAATTAGCTTGTCTCATTGCAATGCTGggctttggtttgtgttttaattTCTCTTCCTGCAGCAAGTCTGTCTGGGGGAAGGGAAGACGAGATGGAAATCTGCTCCATTTTTAAGTTTTGGGCTTTTCTGAGCAATCAGTCTCAAAACTGCTCGAAATCTTAAAGAAACAGAAGGCACATAATGaacagaaagcaatacatttgctgctttttctgcaGAGAGAATGGCGTGCAGCTTTGAAGTGCGTTAAAACTTGTTATGGTTTTGGATGAATGTGGTCATATGTGCCTGATTGCAAAAGCTTTGGAAGAAGTTTAGATTTGTGTCATTTAGGTCTCTTAAATTGCTGGTGCTTCCATGCACAGAAGGAGAAATCGGTCCACACTTGAACCGCTCAGGGACGGACGCGGTGTTTCAACCAGTCCTTCTTAGTGCTTTCCCTTACTAACCCAGAGAAATGTCTCCATCCTAATAATCTCAGTAAAACCAAGTTTTATGGCCTGCAGGgcaattaatttcaaaatgttcCAGTTCCGTATGCTTGATGATTATCACATCTGCTTGTTTTTCTGCCTGAAATGCTCAAGCTGTCTCCTACCTGGATAGCAACCAACAAGAAGCTCTGCATCGCAGCTCCTTCCAGAATTCCCCAGGCTCCAGGTTGATACTGCTTTGGAAATACTAAAATAATCCCGTACGCTGTGGTTCTAGCATTGTATCTTCTGCCTGACTCGAATCAAGCCTATAAAGTTAACCCCATACTTGTGTTGCAGCCTCGGTAGTGAATGGCTCTGAAGCTTGCTTGGCAGTGTGTTTAACTGGGAGATTTTCAGAGAAGTGAATTGGCCAGTGAGATCCTCAGCTTAATTCTGCATGATAGAAAGTTAGAGAGGGTTAGAGCTCGGgtgtgtgggttggtttgttggttggtgcTGTCATTGGCTTTCCTCAAAGGCCAATCTTCATGTTGCTGTCAGGATGTTTAGTGTCCGAGTTTATTAAGTCATGTCAACATTTAGAGGAGTGTTTAAAGACACAAGGAGTACGCAAGTATATGAAGTACCGGTAAGCTTAATTTGTCCTCTCCTCATTTAAGATCTTCTTATAACATCTTGGCCTTTCCCATCCAGTACAGAATCGCCCCAGACCGTGTGCCTGCCACCCGTCCTCTCTGCTCCTTCCTTCCCAAAATCTGCCCCTTTTGCGCAGTTTCTGTATGTGATCCAGCAGTGAGAATTCAAAGTACTGCCTCACCCTCTAGGTCTTAGCGTCTGGCCCTGGTCTGGTTGCCTGCGGCGGGCTGCGGTGCCCGGGGAGGGCGCAGGGCTGGGCTGCGGTGCCCGGGGAGGGCGCAGGGCTGGGCTGCGGTGCCCGGGGAGGGCGCCGGGTTGGGCTGCGGTGCCCGGGGAGGGCGCCGGGTTGGGCTGCGGTGCCCGGGGAGGGCGCCGGGCTGAGCCGCAGCACTGCTGCTTGCCCTGCTTTTTGCTTCTTCAGTTTACTGGAGGCTGCATCCTTCCTAAACCATAAATGGCTGGTGAGGACCCTTGTTGCCTAGGTAACGGGGAAaccgaaaaaaaataaaataataataataattctttttttcattgtgttttctcATAAAAACCTGGCATTCTTTCAGCGCCCCTTCCTGCTGATTAACTTCTGTGGCCCAAGCCGATGTATCTTGCAGGAGGGATttatggagccagactcttctcggtgacaatcaatgagacaaggggcaatgggtataaaatggaacacaggaggttctacttaaatatgagaagaaacttgttcggggtgagggtggcagagcctggcccaggctgcccagggaggttgtggagtctccttctctgcagacattcaaacccgcctggacaccttcctgtggaacctcagctgggtgttcctgctccatgggggattgcactggatgagctttccagggcccttccaacccctgacattctgggattctgtgaaggatCAGGAATATGGCTTTCAGTTACACAAGCAAAATTGCAAAGGTTTTTCGCTCACAAAACTCGTCTTCCCTGGTTTAATCAATATATCCAATCTTGAAAGCCATTGAGTGGTGTGTAACAGGACTTGAGAACCTTAGGGATGTTTTCACCAGTACAGGTGGAAGAATGGAATTACCAGGGAGGTTCATGGGAACCTGTTGTTATATTAACAATTTGTTATAAACCATTTCTCAGGCTGGCATGGGACTGTGCAGCTTTCATTGGCAAGAGGTTTCCCCTACTGtatctttatttgtttgtttggggttgtttttcctttgtttaagATAAACCTCCAAATTAACTGCTGTTTCAGGGGATTTTTGTTAATATTGCTTATCTGATTTTGATTAAGCAATCCACTGTTTATAGCATGCTTAGTTCGGCTTCAAATACTGAAGAAATTCCTTAGCAAGCTGACCCCATTGTATTTAAAATTAACTCTTTGATATGCTGTTGTAAAGCGGGAGCATTCTTTTTAAGATACGTGGCTTTTAAACAGATACGTGGCTTTTAAACAGATACGAGTTTGGCTGTTCTGGCTGAACTGAAAGGCTGTTGAAGTTtgaatttttctctgtttctatgACCTGTGATCCAGAATTTACACTGTGACATTTACTGCATAGATCGGGCGTACAGAACGAAATGAGCTTTGTAAAACAAAACCGAAGGATGGGAACTTCAGGACCTGGTCTGTAAATAACAAAGTACCACGAAAGATATAGATCCAATACGCTTTTGATAAAAGCTGGTTTACTCTGAGATGACGAGTGATACAAGACTGTAATCAGTGGTATAATGATATTTTTCtggatttcctttttttgttctgttttctcagtAAATCTCTGGCCACAGCCGCCTTGGTTCTGCCTGTACAAAAGCAGCCGCACCTAAAACATTGATCTTTAACCAAAGATTTCCTCTGTGTGTTCTCATCAACACAGGGTATCATTAAAAAAAGGGGGCTTCTGTCTAAAAGACAGATTTCCGGTGCAAGGTGCTGCTGTCACAGTGGGCTGAGTGGCACAGTGTGTCCCCAAGGTACCGTTTTCACAgaaccccaggatgtcaggggttgaagggccctggaaagctcatccagtgcaatccccccatggagcaggaacacccagctgaggttccacaggaaggggtccaggcgggtttgaatgtctgcagagaaggagactccacaacccccctgggcagcctgggccaggctctgacaccctcaccaggaacaagtttcttctcatattgaagtggaacctcctgtattccagtttgcacccattgccccttgtcctgtcactggttgtcaccaagaagagcctggctccatcctcctgacactccccctttatatatctgtaaacattacttTATATTGCAGTAATTTTGCTGATCAAACAGCAAAGTTTAAGACAACTCACTGTCGGCATGAAAAAATCTCCAGCTAAAAAACCACCCTTAGTTTGTGCCAAGGAGCAGTCGGGTGTTGCGTGCACAACTGCCAAGTCAAAGACTTTTTGATATATTGTGTAGCTCAAGGACTTGGCTCCTCTTCAGACGTTTCCAGCTACAAGGGAATGGGTGATCTTGCAAGTGAATGTGCCCCCTCTAGGGGCAAAAATGTGGAAATTTCTTACAGCAGGTAAATCCGAGACGGGGAGAAGCGTTTGCTTGGAGTCTATCTGGGTTTTTTTACCAGACTGAGCAGGGAATTCTGCTGTGATTTAGGACACAGCTTCTCTGCATCTCCTTCTCCTGGCTCTCTGCATGTGCTCTACGCAGCAGGGCTCTGCTTTCGGGCTTTTCTTGCTCCTAATGCGTCCTGAAAACCCTGCTGTTTTAACAGGGTATTTCTTGAAACGTCTTTACCAAGTGTGTCTCACACTGTGAAGAAGGCAGCTTGAGTTTGTTACTTCAGCAAGTGTATTAATTCTCATCCTCAGCACGAGCACCTGGGTTATCTTGGGGGACCTCTCAGGAATCTGGGGAAATAAAAATCACTCCTGAACCTTCAGGGCTTGGAAAACGGGAGTTACAGATGCTGTGTGAACGTGAAGCGTGCGCTGGGGCAGTGACACTGTTCTGTGTGTGGAGCTGCAGGGTTGTGCGACTTGGGTGGTCGTGTTTGTTTGTTCTGGCAGCGCTTGCTAAAACACGAGTCCTGTATGAAACCGTTTCGGCAATTGCTGAATGTTTGAGAAGTTAGAAAACCTCTCTTTCATAGTGGTCTTTTGCCCTTGGTCTTTGCCGTTTTGCCTTTTCAGAGCTTGGATTTAGGATCGTGTAGTTTATCCGAGTGCGGTTTTCTGGGTGCACCTGTGGCCCGGACCTCGGGCTGTGCTGGGGGCGAAATATTCCGACGTGGGGAGAACATCATCCTCCCTCACCTCTCCCTTCCTGCTGCTTTTGAAGCTTATCCTGGTTTATCTGCAGGGAGGGATGTGTTTGGCTTTTAGGGGATGCTTTTAAGTAAACCTCAAGTTTCCACACGAAAACGAAGTGAAGCAATTTCTAATGAAAACTtcggattttttttaatcaatcctTTAAAGCCTGAATTCAGACCTCAGCACTCAGATAACAGCAGGGTCAGCGCTTCGACGTTCAATGTGCGACGCATTCGTGTTAatcttttcccttcttccctccccaggTGCTCTTACGGAGTGTTACGATGAACTGGGCAACCGGTACCAGCTCCCCGTCTACTGCCTCGCGCCGCCCATCAACATGATCGAGGAGAAGGGCGACCTGGAGACTCTGGATATTCCTGATCCCCCGCCCAATTCAGGGCACGAATGCCAGCTCCGTTTGCGCCTGTCCACAGGCAAAGACCTCAAACTCATGGTCCGCAGCATGGACACCGTGTACCACATGAAGAGGCGGCTGCACGCGGTGGAGGGAGTGGAGCCGGGCAGCCAGCGCTGGTTCTTCTCGGGCAGGCCGCTGGCTGACAAAATGAAACTGGAGGAGCTGAAAATCCCAAAGGACTACGTGGTGCAAGTCATCGTGAGCCAGCCCTTAGCAAATCCCACCCCGGTGGAAAACTGATTTCTGCTTGTTTATTGATTCTTCTTTCCTCCGTCTCTGTCGTGGGGTTTGTTTTCACTGCCCTCTCTTCTTTCGGTTTGTCCTGCTATAATGGATTGGTTCCAAGAAATGACCAGCAAAAATTCCATCTGTGATGGAGATctgcaaaaacaaaacataaaaatgtaaaCTGGCCTTTGGGGTTTGCCTGATCTCATATCTAATGCAACAGCAAGCAAGGGcaaagaaggggaagagaaaagggaggaggtgcaaggagggagggaagaaattGTAGTTCACTTAATACAAAAACGTAATGATTCTTAAAACCGCAGGTGGTGTCCTGATCCGCAGAGCCAGAGCAACAGagagcactttttaaaaaataaaattaatcagtTTATAACATTTCATATCAGCACCACACACAGTTCATGCAAGAACTGCAGCTGCTCCGGGCAGGCCCTGCACTGCCTGATCACAGGTTCCTTTCTGGTTCCACCGAACTCTGGTGCAGCGCTGGGCTGGGCGCTTGGGCCCCATCCTGCGCGGGCAGCTCCTGGGGATGCTCACACCGAGCAATTGTACATTCCAAGCTGGCAGCGCGGTCCTGTGCCATTGCTGGCTCCCGAGCTGGGCAAACAGCCCTCCGGAGCTTTGGGCAATAACTTAACGTATACTCTCACGTACTGTACTGTAAACTTCCTTGCTACAAGACTGACTTAGCCTGAGGTTCACTGGCTGACCGGCAACTGCCGAATTACTATTTATCACTCAGATTGTTAAACtaagctctgagcagcctggctgaGCGGTGTGCTGTGTTTAAGCATAAGGTGCATCGCCTTTGTCCGGCGGCACCGCTGTGACAGGCGCAGGTTACGCTGCATTTACACCCAGGCGCAGTGTGTGTTTGCAGCTCCTCCTGCTCGGTTCC
It encodes:
- the UBTD2 gene encoding ubiquitin domain-containing protein 2 — translated: MGGCVGSHHDSSGSLNENSDGTGVALGRNQPLKKEKPKWKSDYPMTDGQLRSKRDEFWDTAPAFEGRKEIWDALKAAAHAFESNDHELAQAIIDGANITLPHGALTECYDELGNRYQLPVYCLAPPINMIEEKGDLETLDIPDPPPNSGHECQLRLRLSTGKDLKLMVRSMDTVYHMKRRLHAVEGVEPGSQRWFFSGRPLADKMKLEELKIPKDYVVQVIVSQPLANPTPVEN